The Montipora capricornis isolate CH-2021 chromosome 3, ASM3666992v2, whole genome shotgun sequence genome window below encodes:
- the LOC138040874 gene encoding ATP synthase F(0) complex subunit B1, mitochondrial-like — protein MISRLRLATRIGGVARLLQPARLSVPATTRLMCQVPQVKDETSQPEFGQFFRDVTAMLREKTGETGQTLLIGGFLAYALSKELLVIHEETVLAFVMGTTLYYLSKYVSKPIADMLDARYQSILDMFNEGRNAEIQSLTDQIEELKKIEYMSTVRKDVIEIYRENNAMSLELDYRNKLHEVVREVKKRLDYQAEIESFQRKTEQQHIIDWVEREVVKSITPQLEKESVSQCIKDLKAMTPA, from the exons ATGATTTCCCGGTTACGTTTGGCCACTCGCATTG GTGGTGTAGCAAGGCTACTTCAGCCTGCAAGGCTAAG TGTTCCAGCAACTACAAGACTAATGTGTCAAGTTCCACAAGTAAAAG ATGAAACATCTCAGCCAGAGTTTGGACAGTTCTTCAGAGATGTTACAGCCATGTTAAGGGAAAAAACTGGAGAAACCG GGCAGACCCTTCTTATTGGTGGATTTCTAGCGTATGCTCTGTCAAAGGAGCTACTTGTGATTCATGAAGAG ACTGTTCTTGCCTTTGTTATGGGAACAACCCTTTATTACCTTTCCAAATATGTTTCAAAGCCTATAGCAGATATGCTTGATGCCAGATACCAG agtATTCTTGACATGTTCAATGAAGGCAGGAATGCTGAAATCCAATCTTTAACAGACCAGATTGAGGAACTTAAGAAAATTGAGTACATGTCAACAGTCCGAAAGGATGTTATTGAAATTTACCGG GAAAACAATGCCATGTCTCTTGAATTGGATTACCGTAACAAGCTCCATGAAGTTGTCAGGGAGGTCAAGAAACGACTG GATTACCAAGCAGAGATTGAATCCTTCCAGAGGAAAACAGAACAACAGCATATTATTGATTGGGTGGAACGAGAAGTTGTGAAGAGCATCACACCTCAGCTG GAAAAAGAGAGTGTGAGCCAGTGTATTAAAGATCTAAAGGCCATGACGCCTGCGTAA
- the LOC138040863 gene encoding galanin receptor type 1-like, translated as MENNTVRYQEMTTSEKDEQSVEVFFKCLAYVLIAVFSVVGNSLVITAFKVNTNGKLRTVNNMFIVSMAAGDLLLTMGSTPERITRVLADDQWLIEGNLGVFLCKLTNFLEKLCMNVSILHLLMVAIDRFLVVFYPRKKIITKKRALCLIITAWLASALFCVPLFYYANLLRKNNGHVFCKTRTFFNNWRYWYLVFLSLLVMTLLLVVTLYAGIAIRLSRRKMPAPRVSFRSRIGARLNTRILKMVAAIVFAFYFCFLPYWIGWVFCSFFVNDIVCSDSYVFIAIVLLYANSAINPVIYSFFNVNFRVVFRSIFNKIFKPCAPMRRLPRRREAQESYVIAKGMQGIENACRGAEIRCKAIKNVASGSHEP; from the coding sequence ATGGAAAATAACACCGTCAGATATCAGGAGATGACCACAAGTGAAAAAGACGAACAGTCTGTCGAAGTATTTTTCAAGTGTCTGGCTTATGTCTTAATCGCTGTCTTCTCAGTGGTCGGCAATTCTCTCGTTATCACTGCGTTTAAAGTGAATACTAATGGCAAACTACGCACTGTCAACAACATGTTCATCGTGAGCATGGCTGCCGGAGACTTGCTGCTAACAATGGGAAGCACTCCAGAACGAATCACAAGAGTCCTAGCCGATGATCAGTGGTTAATCGAGGGAAACTTGGGCGTATTTTTATGCAAACTGACTAATTTCCTTGAAAAGCTTTGCATGAACGTTTCCATTCTCCACCTTTTAATGGTTGCCATAGATCGCTTCTTGGTCGTGTTTTACCCTCGCAAGAAGATCATCACAAAGAAAAGAGCGCTTTGTTTAATAATCACTGCTTGGTTAGCTTCAGCACTGTTCTGCGTGCCCTTGTTTTATTACGCTAACCTGCTCCGGAAAAACAACGGACACGTTTTTTGTAAAACACGAACTTTTTTCAACAACTGGCGTTATTGGTATTTGGTCTTCTTGTCCTTACTCGTGATGACTCTTCTTCTGGTTGTCACATTATACGCTGGAATAGCGATTCGATTAAGTCGCAGAAAAATGCCTGCGCCGCGTGTCTCGTTTAGAAGCCGCATTGGAGCGCGTCTGAACACTAGAATTCTTAAGATGGTGGCTGCcattgtatttgcattttatttctgttttcttccTTACTGGATCGGCTGGGTGTTTTGCTCCTTTTTTGTCAATGACATCGTCTGCAGCGATTCCTACGTATTTATTGCAATCGTTCTCTTGTACGCTAACAGTGCTATTAATCCCGTAATCTATTCTTTTTTCAACGTCAACTTCCGAGTAGTATTCAGATCCATATTTAACAAGATTTTCAAACCATGCGCACCAATGAGAAGGCTTCCCCGTCGTCGCGAAGCTCAGGAAAGTTACGTTATCGCGAAAGGGATGCAAGGAATAGAAAATGCCTGCCGCGGGGCAGAAATCAGGTGTAAGGCAATAAAAAACGTAGCCTCCGGATCGCACGAACCTTAA